A region from the Streptosporangium sp. NBC_01756 genome encodes:
- the wecB gene encoding non-hydrolyzing UDP-N-acetylglucosamine 2-epimerase: protein MRDNAPVGTTPEPENPLVLHVLGARPNFVKAAPVVRALAELGVRQGIVHTGQHYDALMSDVFFADLGLPEPIANLGVGSGSHARQTAALLTGLEDVVLAHRPTLVVVYGDVNSTLAAILVCAKLHVPTAHVEAGLRSFDRGMPEEVNRVVTDALSDILFATSPDALSHLAGEGVDPARVHLVGNPMIDSLFSALDRLDPAPVRARLGLPERYGVATLHRPANVDDPASAKELVDAVLQVGERLPVVVPIHPRGRERLATAGLVTGGNLLIVDPLGYVDFLSLVRGASLVVTDSGGVQEETTMLGVPCLTVRPNTERPITVTHGTNRLVTPALLPAAADKALADGAATPAGELPPLWDGKAGPRIARVIDSWLKGGNLSPAAQAVPPKSL, encoded by the coding sequence ATGAGGGACAACGCCCCCGTGGGGACGACCCCGGAGCCCGAAAATCCCCTCGTCCTGCACGTGCTCGGCGCGCGGCCCAACTTCGTGAAGGCCGCTCCGGTGGTGCGCGCTCTCGCCGAACTGGGGGTGCGGCAGGGCATCGTCCACACAGGCCAGCACTATGACGCGCTGATGTCGGACGTGTTCTTCGCCGACCTCGGGCTCCCGGAGCCGATCGCCAACCTGGGTGTCGGGTCCGGCTCGCACGCGCGCCAGACGGCGGCGCTGCTGACCGGCCTGGAGGACGTCGTCCTGGCGCACCGGCCCACGCTGGTCGTGGTCTACGGCGACGTGAACTCGACGCTGGCCGCGATCCTCGTCTGCGCCAAGCTCCACGTGCCCACCGCGCACGTCGAGGCGGGCCTGCGCTCCTTCGACCGGGGGATGCCCGAGGAGGTCAACCGGGTCGTCACCGACGCCCTGTCCGACATCCTCTTCGCCACCTCGCCCGACGCCCTCTCGCACCTGGCCGGCGAGGGAGTCGACCCGGCGCGCGTCCACCTCGTCGGCAACCCGATGATCGACAGCCTGTTCTCGGCACTCGACCGCCTGGACCCGGCCCCGGTCCGTGCCCGGCTCGGACTGCCGGAGCGGTACGGCGTGGCCACCCTGCACCGGCCCGCCAACGTGGACGACCCCGCCTCCGCGAAGGAGCTCGTCGACGCCGTTCTCCAGGTCGGTGAGCGCCTTCCGGTCGTGGTGCCGATCCACCCGCGTGGCCGCGAGCGCCTGGCGACGGCGGGACTGGTGACCGGCGGGAACCTGCTCATCGTCGATCCGCTGGGCTACGTGGACTTCCTCTCCCTGGTCCGGGGCGCGTCCCTGGTCGTCACCGACTCCGGCGGCGTGCAGGAGGAGACCACGATGCTCGGCGTCCCCTGCCTGACCGTCCGGCCCAACACCGAGCGGCCGATCACCGTCACCCACGGCACGAACCGCCTGGTCACCCCGGCGCTGCTGCCCGCCGCCGCCGACAAGGCGCTGGCCGACGGCGCGGCGACCCCCGCAGGAGAGCTTCCGCCGCTCTGGGACGGCAAGGCCGGCCCCCGGATCGCCCGGGTGATCGACTCCTGGCTCAAGGGCGGCAACCTCTCCCCCGCGGCACAGGCCGTACCGCCCAAATCCCTGTAA
- a CDS encoding NUDIX hydrolase, with product MVPRIPVSVDLVVLTVRCQALSALVWRRDKPPYEGRWALSGGFIQLDEDLPAAAARVLAERAGLPGAPVHLEQLQTYGYPDRDPRQRVLSVAYLGLAPDLPASTEAHMSWEPVSALRDMAFDHRRIMVDGIERARSKLEYTPLGAAFCPPEFTVADLRRVYEIVWGRTLDPRNFHRKVTKAEGFLMPTGHTTTRDGGRPAKLYRRGPAVLLHPPMLRSLKE from the coding sequence ATGGTTCCGCGCATTCCCGTCAGCGTGGATCTGGTCGTCCTCACGGTGCGCTGCCAGGCGCTGAGCGCGCTCGTCTGGCGGCGTGACAAACCCCCCTACGAGGGACGCTGGGCCCTGTCAGGCGGCTTCATCCAGCTTGACGAGGACCTGCCCGCCGCCGCGGCCAGGGTCCTCGCCGAACGGGCGGGCCTGCCCGGCGCGCCGGTCCACCTGGAGCAGCTCCAGACCTACGGCTACCCCGACCGTGACCCGCGTCAGCGCGTGCTGAGCGTCGCCTACCTCGGTCTCGCCCCCGACCTGCCGGCCTCCACCGAGGCCCACATGAGCTGGGAGCCGGTCTCCGCCCTGCGGGACATGGCCTTCGACCACCGGCGCATCATGGTCGACGGGATCGAGCGGGCCCGCAGCAAGCTGGAGTACACCCCGCTGGGGGCGGCCTTCTGCCCGCCGGAGTTCACCGTCGCCGACCTGCGCCGGGTCTACGAGATCGTCTGGGGCCGCACGCTGGACCCCCGCAACTTCCACCGCAAGGTCACCAAGGCCGAGGGCTTCCTGATGCCCACCGGCCACACCACCACCCGCGACGGAGGCCGTCCCGCCAAGCTCTACCGCCGCGGTCCGGCCGTGCTGCTGCACCCCCCGATGCTCCGCTCCCTCAAGGAGTGA
- a CDS encoding Uma2 family endonuclease: MSIAPLTEAGALDGDISGSEPLPRWVFPPESGFTADDLDRLPGIPPHTELIDGSLIFVSPQTRFHSLIMFLLERELRRAAPVDMRVRREMTVTLGKRQRPEPDLIVVRADGDTSPQQTTYQPADVVLAVEVVSAESEIRDRERKPALYAAAGIPHFWRIENAEGHPTVYVYELDPATGSYALTGIHHDRLKLGLPFEVDIDLAEIDDL, from the coding sequence ATGAGCATCGCACCGCTGACGGAGGCCGGAGCGCTTGACGGGGATATATCCGGATCGGAGCCACTGCCACGTTGGGTCTTCCCCCCGGAGAGCGGGTTCACCGCCGATGACCTGGACCGGTTGCCGGGGATTCCCCCTCACACCGAACTGATCGATGGCAGTCTCATCTTCGTGAGCCCCCAAACCCGCTTCCACTCACTCATCATGTTCCTCCTGGAGCGCGAGCTTCGCCGCGCGGCCCCGGTGGATATGCGGGTCCGTAGGGAGATGACCGTGACGCTCGGGAAACGCCAGCGTCCCGAGCCGGATCTCATCGTGGTCCGGGCCGACGGAGACACCAGCCCGCAGCAGACCACCTATCAACCGGCCGACGTCGTTCTGGCCGTCGAGGTGGTCTCCGCCGAGTCCGAGATCCGCGATCGGGAGCGCAAACCCGCCCTCTACGCGGCGGCGGGCATCCCCCACTTCTGGCGGATCGAGAACGCCGAGGGCCACCCGACGGTCTACGTCTACGAACTGGACCCGGCGACCGGGTCCTACGCGCTCACCGGGATCCACCACGACCGGCTGAAGCTCGGCCTCCCCTTCGAGGTCGACATCGACCTGGCGGAGATCGACGACCTCTGA
- a CDS encoding glycosyltransferase family 4 protein: MVSDASRPDSPKVSAKSARAGLGGLIRGFVKHPVIVSRVVATKVKSDPVRVAQAAAETLPPGLRPVVGRVAWPVARRARIMVRKFGMRLVKGPWNDAKEHFDSGRMTEAVAVLQPYVKYPFINRRATYYAGELAAIQPNPIPPKSKVIVGERVEGRVLHCVTNALPFTQAGYTVRTHRIVTAQKAAGLDPHVVTSWGWPMMQGHVDVTPYEEIDEIPYHRLIPSGDVPFESHGRMIRGAGEVTELVRTLRPQVLHAATDHRNGSVALAVRERTGTPLVYEVRGFLEETWASRDPKRVGSQRHVLQRDREAFIMRSADAVVTLAETMAVEIVERGVPREKIFLAPNAVDDSLLAADYDGAAFRSAYGIEPGEIVMGSVSSIVAYEGFATMISAAALLRDQGAPVRLLLVGDGAERPALLEQVEELGLGDLAILPGRVGPDEALQAQAAIDIFVCPREDLRVCRLVTPLKPVEAMALGKPVVLSDLPALSELVGSDGAGLLVPAGDPEALAKALAGLRDDPDRRAAMGEAGRAEVAAKRTWSRVAETYRDIYRSLAG; this comes from the coding sequence GTGGTATCCGATGCCAGCAGGCCAGACTCCCCCAAGGTTTCCGCGAAGTCGGCCCGTGCCGGTCTGGGCGGGCTCATCCGCGGGTTCGTCAAGCACCCAGTGATCGTTTCCCGGGTCGTGGCGACCAAGGTCAAGTCCGATCCGGTCCGGGTCGCGCAGGCCGCCGCGGAGACACTCCCGCCGGGTCTGCGCCCCGTGGTGGGACGGGTCGCCTGGCCTGTCGCCCGCCGCGCCAGGATCATGGTCCGCAAGTTCGGCATGCGCCTGGTCAAGGGACCGTGGAACGACGCCAAGGAGCACTTCGACTCCGGGCGGATGACCGAGGCCGTCGCGGTGCTCCAGCCGTACGTCAAATACCCGTTCATCAACCGCCGGGCCACCTACTACGCCGGTGAGCTGGCCGCCATCCAGCCGAACCCCATCCCGCCCAAGTCCAAGGTGATCGTGGGCGAGCGGGTCGAAGGCCGGGTGCTGCACTGCGTCACCAACGCCCTGCCGTTCACGCAGGCCGGATACACCGTGCGCACGCACCGCATCGTCACCGCGCAGAAGGCGGCCGGACTGGACCCGCACGTCGTGACCAGCTGGGGCTGGCCGATGATGCAGGGCCACGTCGACGTCACGCCGTACGAGGAGATCGACGAGATCCCCTACCACCGGCTGATCCCGAGCGGAGACGTGCCGTTCGAGAGCCATGGCCGCATGATCCGGGGCGCCGGCGAGGTGACCGAGCTGGTCAGGACGCTCCGGCCGCAGGTGCTGCACGCCGCGACCGACCACCGCAACGGCTCGGTGGCTCTGGCGGTGCGGGAGCGGACCGGTACGCCGCTGGTCTACGAGGTCCGGGGTTTCCTGGAGGAGACCTGGGCGTCCCGCGACCCCAAGCGGGTCGGCAGCCAGCGGCACGTGCTCCAGCGCGACCGCGAGGCGTTCATCATGCGCTCCGCGGACGCCGTGGTCACCCTCGCGGAGACCATGGCCGTCGAGATCGTCGAGCGGGGCGTGCCCCGGGAGAAGATCTTCCTCGCGCCCAACGCGGTGGACGACTCGCTGCTGGCCGCCGACTACGACGGGGCCGCGTTCCGCTCCGCCTACGGCATCGAACCCGGTGAGATCGTCATGGGCTCGGTGTCGAGCATCGTGGCCTACGAGGGTTTCGCGACCATGATCAGCGCCGCGGCTCTGCTGCGGGACCAGGGCGCCCCGGTCAGGCTGCTCCTCGTCGGCGACGGCGCGGAGCGCCCGGCCCTGCTGGAACAGGTCGAGGAGTTGGGGCTCGGAGACCTCGCGATCCTGCCCGGCCGGGTCGGTCCGGACGAGGCGCTGCAGGCCCAGGCGGCCATCGACATCTTCGTCTGCCCCCGTGAGGACCTGCGGGTCTGCCGGTTGGTCACGCCGTTGAAACCCGTCGAGGCGATGGCTCTCGGCAAGCCGGTCGTGCTGAGTGACCTGCCCGCCCTGTCGGAGCTCGTGGGCTCCGATGGAGCCGGGCTCCTGGTCCCGGCCGGTGACCCCGAAGCGCTCGCCAAGGCGCTCGCCGGGCTGCGCGACGATCCGGATCGGCGAGCCGCGATGGGTGAGGCGGGCCGGGCCGAAGTGGCGGCGAAGCGCACATGGAGCCGCGTCGCGGAGACCTACCGTGACATTTACCGATCGCTTGCCGGTTGA
- a CDS encoding DUF4434 domain-containing protein — MRWFTALLGVAILAAVAAIVLVLPLGRDAPESGRPPVASSPSTTSSAALTPEASAFTDPCGTFETETPTPYAVTGYWLIPTVDHCTWRRQLAAIHEVGGDTVIRIGWGMQARRVDDEGRVLANEGDEVDARYEPCVEDGLPCVAAAEKDLKAANPGNRVSWTFVYRTDEAFGPELFRCPEFERKITVGKTVFYRLITTEDGTDDASCANITAKGRGYHVILIAAAEKDSLAELLDLGDQFGVRVFPALPLAPRDPAQKTRAAKQGTSTLITLTRRILQDYGARFQGRDSLGGFYQPFELQMREMRYTGSIDPAEAEKDHPTLKVYAAQHQIVEQEMPGKPILVSPYLDARKDRPISATPKQVAAGFEALARTGVGIIAPQDSRGTGKVGLFWPDQRADPVDERLAPVVGETATNGGAYHGSTRDYYREMAAARERMVEQGYNVQLWANVEAFEPSKGEACEDRTGDRGRTDKKRLDTAVTQVGRYVSKVVSYMWSDFFTCGSPSLAEEIVRDYSRPIPVDAVRKERDIQDGMEVRGYNMPLGSKVTITWDGQDTPRTVEVAGVDLTEPPPDLPARMGTAWIPFDWTQVPDDTWVRVEVASPDGHQAAEALHVRVSA, encoded by the coding sequence GTGCGTTGGTTCACCGCTCTCCTCGGCGTGGCGATTCTCGCGGCGGTGGCGGCGATCGTGCTCGTTCTCCCCCTGGGCAGGGACGCTCCGGAGAGCGGCAGGCCACCGGTCGCGTCGTCGCCCTCCACCACCTCCTCCGCGGCGTTGACCCCGGAGGCGAGCGCCTTCACCGACCCGTGTGGAACGTTCGAGACCGAGACGCCCACGCCGTACGCGGTGACCGGCTACTGGCTCATCCCCACCGTCGACCACTGCACCTGGCGGCGGCAGCTCGCCGCCATCCACGAGGTGGGCGGCGACACCGTCATCCGGATCGGCTGGGGCATGCAGGCCCGCCGCGTCGACGACGAGGGCCGGGTGCTGGCCAACGAGGGCGACGAGGTGGACGCCCGCTACGAGCCGTGCGTCGAGGACGGGCTTCCCTGCGTGGCGGCGGCCGAGAAGGATCTCAAGGCGGCCAACCCGGGCAACCGGGTGAGCTGGACGTTCGTCTACCGGACCGACGAGGCCTTCGGCCCCGAGCTGTTCCGCTGCCCCGAGTTCGAACGGAAGATCACGGTCGGCAAGACCGTCTTCTACCGTCTCATCACGACGGAGGACGGCACCGACGACGCGAGCTGCGCGAACATCACGGCCAAGGGCCGCGGCTACCATGTGATCCTGATCGCGGCCGCGGAGAAGGACAGCCTCGCCGAGCTGCTCGACCTCGGCGACCAGTTCGGGGTGCGGGTCTTCCCGGCGCTGCCGCTGGCCCCCCGTGACCCGGCGCAGAAGACCCGGGCCGCCAAGCAGGGGACCAGCACCCTCATCACCCTCACCCGGCGCATCCTGCAGGACTACGGTGCCCGGTTCCAGGGCCGGGACTCGCTCGGCGGCTTCTACCAGCCGTTCGAGCTGCAGATGCGGGAGATGCGGTACACGGGGTCGATCGACCCGGCGGAGGCGGAGAAGGACCATCCGACGCTGAAGGTCTACGCCGCGCAACACCAGATCGTCGAGCAGGAGATGCCGGGCAAGCCCATCCTCGTCAGCCCCTATCTAGACGCGCGCAAGGACCGGCCGATCAGCGCCACGCCCAAGCAGGTGGCGGCGGGCTTCGAGGCACTGGCCAGAACCGGGGTCGGGATCATCGCCCCGCAGGACAGCCGGGGGACCGGCAAGGTCGGGCTGTTCTGGCCGGACCAGCGTGCGGACCCGGTGGACGAGAGGCTCGCCCCGGTGGTCGGGGAGACGGCGACCAACGGCGGCGCCTACCACGGCTCCACCCGCGACTACTACCGGGAGATGGCCGCGGCGCGGGAACGGATGGTCGAGCAGGGTTACAACGTGCAGCTCTGGGCCAACGTCGAGGCGTTCGAGCCGTCCAAGGGGGAGGCCTGCGAGGACAGGACGGGCGACCGGGGCCGCACCGACAAGAAGCGGCTCGACACGGCCGTGACCCAGGTCGGCCGCTACGTCTCCAAGGTCGTCTCCTACATGTGGAGCGACTTCTTCACCTGCGGCTCGCCCTCGCTGGCCGAGGAGATCGTCCGCGACTACAGCCGGCCGATCCCGGTCGACGCCGTCCGCAAGGAGCGCGACATCCAGGACGGCATGGAGGTCCGGGGATACAACATGCCCCTGGGCTCCAAGGTGACGATCACCTGGGACGGCCAGGACACCCCCAGGACCGTCGAGGTGGCCGGCGTGGACCTGACGGAGCCGCCGCCGGACCTGCCCGCCCGGATGGGAACGGCCTGGATCCCGTTCGACTGGACCCAGGTCCCCGACGACACCTGGGTCAGGGTCGAGGTCGCCTCGCCCGACGGGCACCAGGCCGCCGAGGCTCTGCACGTCCGGGTGAGCGCCTAA
- a CDS encoding glycosyltransferase family protein encodes MSEQTPEEPAYRRLGPVNWLPEERKAVERFEERVRDLERRLAISEARADYAQWKLESTKVQRPYRVAEAITGAKGSGVVRLPGKLRMALQPRKGPVAPRPVAAVIEELDRQGPVVDVPQMKWPAGPINRPDLKVAVILDDFSRMAFKYEWDQIEFGLRDWPEIFAERRPDLLFVESAWHGNQGRWRYQMTGSNAPKPELRALIDWCREEGVPTVFWNKEDPPNFDFFIDTAKLFDHVFTCDGDMVPKYREVLGHDRVDVLQFAAQPRVHNPIQERRGRLHDVVFAGMYFRDKHPERREQMETVLAPIRELGLHIFARNGTVDEKYAWPEEYVPHIVGELPYDRMLAAYKMYKVFLNVNSVLDSPTMCARRVFELSACSTSVVSGWSRAVQETFGSLIPIARDELESYNQVLHLINSPELRARQGHLAMREVFDKHLFTHRVDQILSFLGRPVTRHARSISVVLPTNRASQIEHAIASVAKQIHRPLQLVMVLHGLDIDPVVVADKARMAGISDVVVLPADPSLTLGACMNLGIAAAEGELIAKMDDDNLYGEHYLSDLVRAFDYSDAELVGKGGHYAYFEGTNTTMLRMPGLEHRYSWLVQGGTFLGKADMFRHYGFEDITRGEDTRLVKRLKEDRVKIYSADRFNFVYWRSGDPSMHTWQPDDHKLTRGAQFSFVGHPEAHVMI; translated from the coding sequence ATGAGTGAGCAGACCCCCGAAGAGCCCGCGTACCGGCGTCTGGGACCGGTCAACTGGCTGCCCGAGGAGCGTAAGGCCGTCGAGCGCTTCGAGGAGCGGGTCCGGGACCTGGAGCGGCGGCTGGCCATCTCCGAGGCCCGCGCCGACTACGCCCAGTGGAAGCTGGAGTCCACCAAGGTCCAGCGGCCCTACCGGGTGGCCGAGGCCATCACCGGTGCCAAGGGATCCGGGGTCGTGCGGCTGCCGGGCAAGCTGCGCATGGCGCTGCAACCCCGCAAGGGGCCAGTGGCACCCCGGCCGGTGGCCGCGGTGATCGAGGAGCTGGACCGCCAGGGGCCCGTCGTGGACGTGCCGCAGATGAAGTGGCCCGCCGGGCCGATCAACCGGCCGGACCTGAAGGTCGCGGTCATCCTGGACGACTTCTCCCGGATGGCGTTCAAATACGAGTGGGACCAGATCGAGTTCGGCCTCCGCGACTGGCCGGAGATCTTCGCCGAGCGCCGGCCCGACCTGTTGTTCGTGGAGTCGGCCTGGCACGGCAACCAGGGCCGCTGGCGCTATCAGATGACCGGGTCCAACGCCCCCAAGCCGGAGCTGCGCGCCCTGATCGACTGGTGCCGCGAGGAGGGCGTCCCCACGGTCTTCTGGAACAAGGAGGACCCGCCGAACTTCGACTTCTTCATCGACACCGCCAAGCTGTTCGACCACGTCTTCACCTGCGACGGCGACATGGTTCCGAAGTACCGCGAGGTGCTGGGGCACGACCGGGTCGACGTCCTGCAGTTCGCGGCCCAGCCCCGGGTGCACAACCCGATCCAGGAGCGGCGCGGCCGTCTGCACGACGTCGTCTTCGCGGGCATGTACTTCCGGGACAAGCACCCCGAGCGCCGCGAGCAGATGGAGACCGTCCTCGCCCCGATCCGCGAACTGGGCCTGCACATCTTCGCCCGCAACGGGACGGTCGACGAGAAGTACGCCTGGCCCGAGGAGTACGTCCCGCACATCGTGGGCGAACTCCCCTACGACCGGATGCTGGCCGCGTACAAGATGTACAAGGTCTTCCTGAACGTGAACTCGGTGCTCGACTCGCCGACCATGTGCGCGCGCCGGGTCTTCGAGCTGTCGGCCTGCTCCACCTCGGTCGTCTCCGGCTGGTCCCGGGCCGTCCAGGAGACCTTCGGTTCGCTGATCCCGATCGCCCGCGACGAACTGGAGTCCTACAACCAGGTCCTACACCTGATCAACAGCCCCGAACTCCGCGCCCGCCAGGGCCACCTGGCCATGCGCGAGGTCTTCGACAAGCACCTGTTCACGCACCGCGTCGACCAGATCCTGTCGTTCCTCGGCAGGCCCGTCACCCGGCACGCCCGGTCGATCTCGGTGGTGCTGCCCACCAACCGCGCCTCGCAGATCGAGCACGCCATCGCCTCGGTGGCCAAGCAGATCCACCGGCCGCTCCAGCTCGTGATGGTCCTGCACGGCCTGGACATCGACCCGGTCGTGGTCGCCGACAAGGCCCGGATGGCGGGGATCTCCGACGTCGTGGTGCTGCCCGCCGACCCGTCGCTGACCCTGGGCGCCTGCATGAACCTCGGCATCGCCGCCGCCGAGGGCGAGCTGATCGCCAAGATGGACGACGACAACCTCTACGGCGAGCACTACCTGTCCGACCTGGTACGGGCCTTCGACTACTCCGACGCCGAACTCGTCGGCAAGGGCGGCCACTACGCCTACTTCGAGGGCACCAACACCACGATGCTGCGCATGCCCGGCCTGGAGCACCGCTACAGCTGGCTGGTCCAGGGCGGCACCTTCCTCGGCAAGGCCGACATGTTCCGCCACTACGGGTTCGAGGACATCACCCGGGGCGAGGACACCCGGCTGGTCAAGCGACTGAAGGAGGACCGGGTCAAGATCTACTCCGCCGACCGGTTCAACTTCGTCTACTGGCGCAGCGGTGACCCCTCGATGCACACCTGGCAGCCCGACGACCACAAGCTCACCCGTGGGGCGCAGTTCTCCTTCGTGGGACACCCCGAGGCGCACGTGATGATCTGA
- a CDS encoding glycosyltransferase translates to MHVLVMTVVHHPEDARILHRQIRALVDAGHEVTYAAPYTARGVMARSWVNGVDLPRAAERKRLSAVRAARKVFKRMRDQVDLVIIHDPELLLAVVGVRKRPPVVWDVHEDTPATLSLKPWLPAFLRPPVRFLARMLEGTAERHLHLLLAETAYAGRFHQAHLVVPNETWVPDDASPPGDDRVVYLGWLSEARGVRDAIEVARLLQPYRVAVELIGYADPQSRPALNAAVAEGVLEWRDFMPNDEALKRLDGALAGLSLLHDEPNYRHSMPTKIVEYMAHGIPVITTPSPRAVELVERYNSGVVVPWADPKAVAQAVVFLRDDVRERHAQGARGYAAARANHHWPNSARRFVSQLEAWAGVKS, encoded by the coding sequence GTGCACGTGCTCGTCATGACGGTGGTGCATCACCCCGAGGACGCCCGGATCCTGCACCGGCAGATCCGCGCGCTCGTGGATGCCGGTCATGAGGTCACGTATGCCGCCCCCTACACGGCACGGGGCGTCATGGCCCGGTCCTGGGTGAACGGCGTCGACCTCCCCCGTGCGGCCGAACGCAAGCGGCTGTCGGCCGTGCGCGCCGCCCGCAAGGTGTTCAAGCGCATGCGTGACCAGGTCGATCTGGTGATCATCCACGACCCCGAACTGCTGCTCGCGGTCGTGGGTGTACGCAAGCGGCCCCCGGTGGTCTGGGACGTGCACGAGGACACCCCGGCGACGCTGTCGCTGAAGCCGTGGCTGCCCGCGTTCCTCCGCCCGCCGGTCCGGTTCCTGGCCCGGATGCTCGAAGGCACGGCGGAGCGCCACCTGCACCTGCTCCTCGCCGAGACCGCCTACGCCGGCCGGTTCCACCAGGCCCACCTGGTCGTCCCGAACGAGACCTGGGTGCCCGACGACGCGTCCCCGCCGGGAGACGACCGGGTCGTCTACCTCGGCTGGCTGTCGGAGGCGCGCGGGGTGCGCGACGCCATCGAGGTCGCCCGGCTGCTCCAGCCGTACCGGGTGGCGGTCGAGCTGATCGGTTACGCCGACCCCCAGTCCCGTCCCGCGCTGAACGCCGCGGTGGCGGAGGGCGTCCTGGAGTGGCGTGACTTCATGCCGAACGACGAGGCGCTCAAGCGGCTCGACGGCGCGCTGGCCGGTCTCTCGCTCCTGCACGACGAGCCCAACTACCGGCACTCCATGCCCACGAAGATCGTGGAGTACATGGCCCACGGGATCCCGGTGATCACCACCCCGTCGCCGCGCGCGGTGGAGCTGGTCGAGCGCTACAACAGCGGCGTGGTCGTCCCCTGGGCCGACCCCAAGGCGGTGGCGCAGGCCGTGGTCTTCCTGAGGGACGACGTCCGCGAGCGGCATGCTCAGGGCGCCCGGGGGTATGCGGCGGCCCGTGCGAACCATCACTGGCCGAACTCGGCACGCCGTTTCGTATCTCAGCTTGAGGCCTGGGCAGGGGTCAAGAGCTGA
- a CDS encoding nucleotide sugar dehydrogenase — translation MPLAKEAVAAGLRVVGFEVDPGKVDALNSGRSYIDDLTDADLEHMLAGGFSATLDESVLADSRTVVICVPTPLDEDHRPDLSAVEGATGTVARNLSTGTLVVLESTTWPGTTDEVARPILEASGLVAGTDFHLAFSPERIDPGNPKYGLRNTPKVVGGYTAACRDRAVGFYSQFVEQVVPVSGTREAEMAKLLENTYRHVNIALVNEMAIFCDELGVNLWESIEAAATKPFGFQKFLPGPGVGGHCIPVDPSYLSYTVRKLGYPFRFVELAQEINERMPSYVVARVQRLLNRHKKAVNGSKVLLLGVTYKPDIADERETPALPVARALLELGAELVFADPYVKEWHVDGDPVPREEDLSRAVAEADVTLLLQQHAAFDLSIVEDHGRLVLDTRGVLAEGERVERL, via the coding sequence ATGCCCCTGGCCAAGGAGGCCGTGGCGGCAGGGCTCCGAGTCGTCGGTTTCGAGGTCGACCCCGGCAAGGTGGACGCCCTCAACTCGGGACGCTCCTACATCGACGACCTGACCGACGCCGACCTCGAACACATGCTGGCGGGCGGATTCAGCGCCACCCTGGACGAGTCCGTGCTGGCCGACAGCCGCACCGTCGTCATCTGCGTGCCGACCCCGCTGGACGAGGACCACCGCCCCGATCTGTCCGCGGTGGAGGGTGCCACCGGCACCGTCGCCCGGAACCTGTCGACGGGCACCCTCGTGGTCCTGGAGTCCACCACCTGGCCCGGCACCACCGACGAGGTCGCCCGCCCGATCCTGGAGGCGTCCGGCCTCGTCGCGGGCACCGACTTCCACCTCGCCTTCTCCCCCGAGCGCATCGACCCGGGAAACCCCAAGTACGGCCTGCGCAACACCCCCAAGGTCGTCGGCGGCTACACGGCCGCCTGCCGGGACCGCGCGGTCGGGTTCTACTCCCAGTTCGTCGAGCAGGTCGTGCCGGTCAGCGGCACCCGTGAGGCCGAGATGGCCAAGCTCCTGGAGAACACCTACCGGCACGTCAACATCGCCCTCGTCAACGAGATGGCGATCTTCTGCGACGAGCTCGGCGTCAACCTCTGGGAGTCCATCGAGGCCGCGGCCACCAAGCCGTTCGGCTTCCAGAAGTTCCTGCCGGGACCGGGCGTCGGTGGCCACTGCATCCCCGTCGACCCCTCCTACCTGTCCTACACGGTGCGCAAGCTGGGCTATCCGTTCCGCTTCGTGGAGCTGGCGCAGGAGATCAACGAGCGGATGCCGTCCTACGTGGTGGCCCGCGTCCAGCGATTGCTCAACCGGCACAAGAAGGCCGTCAACGGCTCCAAGGTGCTCCTGCTCGGCGTCACCTACAAGCCCGACATCGCCGACGAGCGCGAGACGCCGGCCCTGCCGGTCGCGCGGGCGCTGCTGGAGCTCGGCGCGGAGCTGGTCTTCGCCGACCCGTACGTCAAGGAATGGCACGTGGACGGAGACCCGGTGCCGCGTGAGGAAGACCTCTCCAGGGCGGTCGCCGAAGCCGATGTGACGCTGCTGCTGCAGCAGCATGCCGCCTTCGACCTGTCGATCGTCGAGGACCACGGCAGGCTCGTGCTCGACACCCGAGGCGTCCTCGCCGAGGGTGAACGCGTCGAGCGGCTCTAG